Part of the Lujinxingia vulgaris genome is shown below.
GGCGCTCCATCGCCACCAACGCCCGACCTCATCTGCGGCGAGAATTTCTCCTTACGCTCGACCTTCATAACTTCTTCGGCGCGCTGCATGTGGGCCGGGTGCGCGGCTTTCTTATGGCGATGGGCTACGGCTGGGAGGTGGCATCAACGCTGGCGCTCTTATGCACCGAAGCCCCCCGCCAGACGGTGCTCGTGCATGGCGAGCGCCTCTACACGCCCACCGGCTCGCGCACGCTGCCCCAGGGCGCGCCCACCAGCCCGGTGCTGGCCAACGCCATCGCCTACCGCCTCGACCGCCGCCTGAGCGGCCTGGCCCGCAGCCTGGGGCTCAACTACACCCGCTACGCCGATGACTTAAGCTTCTCCGGCGACGACCCCACCCGCATCGCCACCCTGATGCGCCTCTCCCACCAGATCATCCGCGAGGAGGGCTTTGAGGTTGCCCCCTCCAAGACGCGCATCCAGCGGCGAGGCCGGCGCCAGCAGGTCACCGGCGTGGTGGTCAATCAGACCCCGGGCGCGCCCCGGGCGCGCCGCCGCAGGCTGCGCGCGGCCATCCATCATTACGCCCGGGCCTGCGCCCGCGGCGACCACAACCCCCGGCGGCGACGCCAGCTCGAAGGGGAGCTGGCGTTTATTCATATGATCAACCCGGCCCAGGCCCGCGCGCTGGCCGCAGGCCTGCCTGCTGCGCCGCCTGCGGCCAACGCGCGCTGAGCCTCCCGACCAGCCTCACAAGCTCCGCGTCGCCCTGCCCCGCAGACAGCTCCCCGTCGAGCACCGCCTGCGCCATCAGCAGGGCATCGCGAGCGCAGACCTCATCGCCCACGCCCCGGGCCACAGCCCGTGCCGCCCAGCGCCGCTCGGCGCGGTGGCGCGCCCCCAGACTCGGCATCGCCTGACGCGCGCACTGGCGGGCGCGTCGCGCCGCCAGCGCCTCATCGCCCAGACATAACGCCTCGCAGCCCACCCGCCGCACAAACCAGGCCGGCGCCCGCAACAGCGCCCCCACCCACGCCTCATTGAGCAGATACGCCGGCAGCGCCTCCACCAGCAGGTGCCGCGCCAGCGGGTTGCGCTGGAGCAGCAGCCCGGCGCGCCAGCGCCGCTCCGAGCTCAGCCCGGTGAGCATCGGCACCACCCGCGCCCCGAAGCGCCGCGGCTCCGAGAGCAGCGCGCGGTAGTAGTGCGTCAGCTTCGCCATCACCTCGGCCACCTCCGCCACCCCGAAGCGCGGCACCTCCATGATCAGCCTGCGGGCCATCTGGTCGATGAGCTCCTCGTCCTCGGCCTCCAGCGCACGGGCCAGCAGGCGCGGGTAGCCCTGCACCGCCGAGGGCATCACCCGGGGCGCAAAAACCCCGCGCACAAGCTGCGGATAACGCGCGTA
Proteins encoded:
- a CDS encoding reverse transcriptase family protein: MNLWQRLRDWMQPAPSPEHPGEISICKEREPPSPGFNRRFTTSMRSARHDELRRRTRSGRLRRLGLPVWRCDDDLARALGLTTSALYHFACHRLADPHFHYVSFTIPKRSGEERPILAPKPRLKAIQRDLLDQALSRLPVHRAAHAFVPGRSIATNARPHLRREFLLTLDLHNFFGALHVGRVRGFLMAMGYGWEVASTLALLCTEAPRQTVLVHGERLYTPTGSRTLPQGAPTSPVLANAIAYRLDRRLSGLARSLGLNYTRYADDLSFSGDDPTRIATLMRLSHQIIREEGFEVAPSKTRIQRRGRRQQVTGVVVNQTPGAPRARRRRLRAAIHHYARACARGDHNPRRRRQLEGELAFIHMINPAQARALAAGLPAAPPAANAR